Part of the Oncorhynchus nerka isolate Pitt River linkage group LG14, Oner_Uvic_2.0, whole genome shotgun sequence genome is shown below.
AATACTAAAGTGCTCCTCTGATTGCTGTGTCTTTCTTTTTCAGATGGACGACGTCCACAGCTCTTTGCCAGAGTCTGACAAATATATGGGTGTATTTGATATAATCTTCAGGTGAGCTCTAATGTTGAATTTAAAATTCTGCCAttggaaaaaaaacatttttaaggaCATTGACAATTATAATTATTTTTACTACTGGTCTCACTCTTGCAGTAATGGATCAGTCATTGCAAACTCGACATTAATGTTTGGGACTACATTCATGATCATTCCAACTTTAGCTAAAGGTCTACTTTCCATTCATATCCAATCAAATAAATCCAAAACCCTTGACCTGGACCTCGCCTATACTGAAGGTAAAGAAGATGGCAACCTTATCTACTTCTGCTGTGCAGCAGCCTGATTCATTTGTAtgttaaaaaaaactgttttgtaAATAGCTTAAAAAACGGTTATTAGTCAAATAAAGCAGGAATCACAAATATGTTCTTTATTCCTTAGGTCAACTTCCAATAAAAGCCACACTACCTCTTGTAGCACGTACAACAGCAACTGTAACTTCCTCACCACCATCTACCACAAATACCCCTGCAGCAACGACTACTACAGTTGCCTTAGTTAGTACGGCTAGCCGTTCAGGAAGGGTCGGGGATGGAACTGCATCTACAGCAATGATTTCATCTGGCAACATCACCAGTCTTGCAACAATTAATATCACAAGTAGTCATACCctcacaaccaccaccactagtcctgaccAAAACAGCACAATTATCAGCATTACCACTCATATTCCTGAAGACCATATCACTAGAATTAGCAACATTACCACTCATATTCCTGAAGAACATAACAGTACAATTAGCAGCATTACCACTCATATTCCTGAAGAACATAACAGTACAATTAGCAACATTACCACTCATATTCCTGAAGACCAAAACACTACAATTAGCAACATAACCACCCCTAGCCCTGGGGACCCTAACATAACAATTAGCAACGTAAGCACCCATATTCCTGGAGACCACAACAATACAATTAGCAACACAACCACCCCTGCTCCTGAAGACCACAACATTACAATTAGCAACATAACCATCCCTAGTCCTGGGGACCCTAACATAACAATTAGCAACGTAAGCACCCATATTCCTGGAGACCACAGCAATACAATTAGCAACACAACCACCCCTATTACCCCTAAAAATCCTCCCCAGACCAGTAGCACGACAGTCTTCCGTAAAACCTCTCCATCAACAACTGCCTCAGTCCAATCTAACCCCCCAGTTGCCCCTACTGAGAGAGCAACAAGCAGGTATCAGGATACCACAGGCCAAATGACCAGTCATAAGAACCCAGAGAATACGGAGGCGACCCATAAGACCACAGAGCATGCTGCAGCTGTAGTTGCTGGGGGCGGAGAGGGAGTCCCAGGA
Proteins encoded:
- the LOC115142040 gene encoding mucin-2-like codes for the protein MEKRPIIFGIILTLAVSALLFFADVVPVSRLRRATPSSSDKTTPATLSAYYLCVRITNQIYTESLNNQSSKEYKQLRKQVEQMMDDVHSSLPESDKYMGVFDIIFSNGSVIANSTLMFGTTFMIIPTLAKGLLSIHIQSNKSKTLDLDLAYTEGQLPIKATLPLVARTTATVTSSPPSTTNTPAATTTTVALVSTASRSGRVGDGTASTAMISSGNITSLATINITSSHTLTTTTTSPDQNSTIISITTHIPEDHITRISNITTHIPEEHNSTISSITTHIPEEHNSTISNITTHIPEDQNTTISNITTPSPGDPNITISNVSTHIPGDHNNTISNTTTPAPEDHNITISNITIPSPGDPNITISNVSTHIPGDHSNTISNTTTPITPKNPPQTSSTTVFRKTSPSTTASVQSNPPVAPTERATSRYQDTTGQMTSHKNPENTEATHKTTEHAAAVVAGGGEGVPGWGIALLVLAVLTLLILLILLILLLVWLCCRQRYGSFSPYNQINHGADIQMYSTHSRFDVPNGKPNDEMRGPSKNRTGMHVVNEY